A genome region from Pseudomonadota bacterium includes the following:
- a CDS encoding histidine triad nucleotide-binding protein, with protein sequence MTQADDTIFMKIVRGEIPAQILYESDNVLAFRDINPVAPSHILVIPKRAITNLAAAESSDKELLGELLLAAAEVARQEGLADGGYRVVTNIGANGGQTVPHLHLHIVGGRPFHWPPG encoded by the coding sequence ATGACACAGGCAGATGATACGATATTTATGAAGATAGTAAGGGGCGAGATCCCGGCGCAGATCCTTTATGAGAGTGATAATGTGCTTGCTTTTAGGGATATAAACCCTGTAGCACCCTCGCATATATTGGTGATCCCAAAGCGCGCCATTACGAACCTGGCTGCGGCTGAGTCAAGCGATAAGGAGCTGCTTGGAGAGCTGCTGCTCGCCGCGGCAGAGGTCGCTCGTCAGGAGGGGCTTGCAGACGGGGGTTACCGGGTTGTGACTAATATAGGCGCTAACGGTGGTCAGACCGTCCCGCACCTGCACCTACATATAGTTGGGGGGCGGCCCTTTCACTGGCCGCCGGGATAA